The Spiroplasma citri genomic sequence TTCTGATTTGTTAATTTTTCATTAATTCAATTATTAACTTTTGAATTATTTAATATTAATTCAATTTTATTATTCATTTTATTTTTTCTCCTTTTTTATTTTTCACAAATAACACGAATAGCAATTATATTTATGTAATTTTGTAAAAAAGCATAATTTTATATTTTTACATTTTAAAAAATGATTACGATATTTATTACATTTTTTCATTATATTTTTTTCTTTCTAAAATTAGATCTAACTTATCATCTTTACAAATAACTAAATTATTTTCCCCATAATTTTTTTTAAAATATTCTCATTCCCAAGTTGAATTAATATTGACATCTTCAACATCAATACCAGTTATATATTCACCAAAATAAGTTTTACATGGTCGTTTACCTTTTTCAGAACGATAACATAAAATATATTTATTATTTTTCATATTTAATCTCATAAAATCGCATCATCATTATTTTCAAATGATTTATTTGCTTCTATTTCTTCTAAACGAATATTTCTTGTTGCTGATTGGGTCTGATTTATTTTTGTGGGTGTTATGGGAGGTGTACTATTTTTTAAATTATTATTAGTTTGTAAAAATTGACAACTAATAGTGGTTGAAAAAAAGAATTATTATGTATAAACTCTATTTTATCTCGCTTAACTTTTAAAATTTTATTTAAGTTAGGATTAATAAAAATCATTCGTCGCATTTCTTCATAAACTCTTTTTGCTTGATCTCGTTTGGTTGCAATAGAATAAAGTTCGGCATTTGCTTCATTATCTAAAATTAAACTTTTTAAAGCGATTGCAGAAGCAAGGGCGGTTTTTCCATTTCCTCTTCCAACAATTAAGAGTGCTTCTTTAAATCTTCTTAAATTTGTTTTTTTATCATAAAAACCATATAATGCTTCTAAAAATGCTTTTTGCCATAATTCTAATTTAAAATTTTGTTTATTATATTCTCCAGTTGTATGAAAGCAAGATTTTTCAATAAAGCTAATTGTTTTATTTGCTTCTTTGTGATTAAAATAATAATCTTTATTTGATTTTAATTCTTTTACTAATGTGGAAACAATTTTTTTAATTTTTATTCCAACTTTATTTTTATTTGAGTTTTTATTTATTCATTCATAATATAGTTCTAAATTTGTTTTTTCATTATTTGCTTGCATTCTTATTTTTCCTCTGAATTATCATATAAATTATTAAAATTAAAAGTATCGGAATTATCTTTTTGATTAGCTATTTTTATTCATTGTTCTATTATTTCATATCCAGCTTTATAATCTTTATATGCTTGTCCATAAGAAATTAAAGCGGGGTGTCTTACTTCTTTTGGTTTTCCGCGATTATTATCGGTTTCAGAAAATAATTTACCGTCATTAATTAAGGTTTGGATTTCATTATTAATGTTATTTAAAGTTAATTTAAGGGTACAAAATTCTTCTAAAAAATCAAGTTTAATAATATCTAAAATAACATTTTTTTCTTTTAAAAATCGTTTATATTTATTTATTAATTTTTCTTTATCTTTTTGTCAATTTAAAAGGTTTTTTTGTTGGTTTAAGTTATTGTTTTCTTTTGTTAAAATGCTTTCATTTTTTGTTAAATTTTGGTTATTTTTTGCTTGTTTTTTGCTATTTTTTAACTCATTCATTTATAAAAACTCCTTTATTTACGGGGTTTTTTATTATTTTTAGTATAAAAGTGTGGTTTTTTTTAAAATTAAAAAAAGTGTACACGGAACCCCACCATCACGGAACCCTATAAGTCCTTATTTTAAAGGACTTATAGGGGGGTATATAAGTAAAATAAAATTAATATTTATATAACTAATTACACCGTGATGATACCGTCATTAAAAATATTTGTCAAATAAAAAACAACAAAATTAATTGTTGTTTGATTAAATTAATTTTTTATAAAATTAAATATTTTTTACAAAATTTATTGTTTCTTCCGGATTTATAAATAATTTAATTTTATTATTATTATTTGTAAAACCTTCCATTCTAAATAGCATATTTAAATAAAAATTATTATTTTTTTTAACAAAACATAAATTATAAATAATTTCTACTTCATAATTTCGGTTTGGTTTATATTTATAAAATTTTAAATTAGAATTATTTTCGTTTTTATCTAAAAGAGAAATATAATTATAATATTCATTAGGTTTTAACGCCTTAACTATATATGTATCTTGGTTTAATTCTTTATCAAAAACAGATAAAGACATATTAAAATTTTTAAAATAAAAACCGTTAAAATTTTCTTTTAATTCTTTCAAAGAATTAATATTTAATTTTTCTGTAAGGTTTAATTCACAGTTAAATAATATTTCATCTTCTAAAATTTGTTGTTTAATAAAAAATTCTTTTTTATTAAAATTAATATTAATATTTTCACAAGTATAAATATTATTTGAGGAACTTGGCATCATTGCCATTAATGGTGTTACTCCAGCAGTTAATAATGTAAATGAACTTAATAATCCTATTTTTTTTTTCATATATATCATTCCTTTCTTTTATAAAAATAGAAATAATAGGCTTATTTTCCTTATTATTCCCATAAATTTAAAAAGAATTGATATGATATCAAAATTTGATACAATAATTTACAAAAAAACAAGGAATTTAAGCATTTTGTGTTTCTAAGATATAAAATTATATTTCTATTTTTATAAATTAATCTTATCATACTTATTTTTTATACATTTAAAATGTCCATTATAAAGTAATTGATTTTCATTTTCATTAATTTTTAATAATCCTGCTTGAGTAAAAATAATTGGTATTTCTTTATTATAATATCCTATTATTATTTTATAACTATTCATTTTTTTCACTTCCTTTGTTAATTTTTCTTTTCTGTTTTAAACATTTTTATAAAAATCTTTTTTAATACATCAATAACAATGCTATTGCCAGCTTGTTTATAAAGTTGTGTTTCTGAAACAATTTTATTTTTTATTCTTCTTTATCGATTATTTTTACTTTGCCAGTTTTTTCGTCAATTATGACATTATCGCGATATCCTTTTTCGGTTTTGTGTTCTTTATTGTGGCATTTCATGCATAATAGTTCTAAATTTTTTCATGCAAAAAGTTTATCAATGTTTCAATTAATAAAATCTTGATCGGTAATATATTCTTTGTGGTGAACAATAACACCATTAACTATATATCTCTTTTGATAACATCGTTCACATATTCCCATTTTGCTATTAAAATAATCGTTTCTTATTTTTACTCATTTTTTATTGCGATAAAATTTATGTCTAATTGGACGATTTTTATCATAATCTTTTCAATTATTTTTCATTTTCTTAATCAGAAAACATTTCATTAACAGCTTTAGCAATTTCTTCATCATCATTTATTTCATTACTGCTAAATTCTTGTTCTAAATTTAGATTTAGTTCATCTTTTTTGTTATTTAATTCAATAACATTCTTATCTTCTTTATTTTTTATGTTAGGATTATCACTAAACTCTTTGCTGTTATTAATAATTATTGCTTGATCATGTTGATAGGCTTCTTGCATTTCAACTGACATAATACCTCATTTTCTTAAAAGTTGGGTTAATACTGTTTTAAGTGCCATTCCCTCATAACTTCCAGCCGTAAATTTTCCGTAAGTTTGATAATTCTTAGAATATGTTTTAAAATTATTTTCGCATTTTTCTTTACTTCAATATAAAGTTTTTTTATAACCATTTAGTAGTTTAAAAAACGCAACATATCCGATTGTTTCTTTTTTTGTTCGTTCATTTTCGTTGGTTATTCATTTAAAATTGTATTCTTGTTCTAATTCGTCAAAATTTAATAATTCACCTTGTTTTACTTCTATTGCGTTTATTGTTAAATATTTTCCTGTTCGGATTGCTAACTGAATATAACCCTTATAACCAATTTGCAACTGTCCTTTTCCATTATATGGAACAATATAGGCTATCCTAAGTTAGGATCTAACGGTAAATCTAATAACATTGCTTTTACACAAGCAGATAAAACACTCATTAAATTTATTTTTTCTTTATCAAATAAACTGGGATTATTATTATAAATTGTTAAGATATTTTTACGAAATAAATTAATTTCTTTCTGATTTGTTAATTTTTCATTAATTCAATTATTAACTTTTGAATTATTTAATATTAATTCAATTTTATTATTCATTTTATTTTTTCTCCTTTTTTATTTTTCACAAATAACACGAATAGCAATTATATTTATGTAATTTTGTAAAAAAGCATAATTTTATATTTTTACATTTTAAAAAATGATTACGATATTTATTACATTTTTTCATTATATTTTTTTCTTTCTAAAATTAGATCTAACTTATCATCTTTACAAATAACTAAATTATTTTCCCCATAATTTTTTTTAAAATATTCTCATTCCCAAGTTGAATTAATATTGACATCTTCAACATCAATACCAGTTATATATTCACCAAAATAAATTTTACATGGTCGTTTACCTTTTTCAGAACGATAACATAAAATATATTTATTAGTTTCCATATTTAATCTCATAAAATCGCATCATCATTATTTTCAAATGATTTATTTGCTTCTATTTCTTCTAAACGAATATTTCTTGTTGCTGATTGGGTCTGATTTATTTTTGTGGGTGTTATGGGAGGTGTACTATTTTTTAAATTATTATTAGTTTGTAAAAATTGACAACTATAAACTCTTACCGTTCACTGTATTTTATTTTCTTTGTCTTTAAAAGACTGTAAAATACCTGTAATTGCAATTTGACTACCTTTTTGACAATATTACTGTAATACACTTGCTTGTTTATTTCAAACTTGAGAAGGAATAAAATCAGTTTCTTTTTGGGTTGAATGTGGTCTTGTTACTGTTAATTGAAACATGGCATATTCTTTACCATTTTGTGTTCTTTTAATTTCAATATCTTTTGTTGTTCTACCAATGGCAATAAATTGATTCATACTAATATTCCTTTCTAGTGTTTTGGTTTTTTATTTTCTTTGTTGCATTTAAAACAATAACCTCAATATTTTAATTTGGGACAATATTTTTTAATTTTCATAGTTTCTTTTCTCGTTATTAGAATTATTTTTTAAAAATGTATGCATTATTTCTTGTCATTCTAACTTTAATTGATTGGTAATATTGAAACGATTTATATTAACACCATTTTCGTTAATTATTCAAATTTCACCAATATTACTAGTAAAAATATTATTTTTTTCAAGTAAATAATTATATGCTGTAATTTGTATTTTTGCTTTATTAATTTTTTCAGCATTAAAGTATTTTCAAGTTTTAAAATCAACAACAATAGCTTTGTTATTTTCATAATAAATTAAATCGGGAGTGCCACACACTTTTCCGTCTGATAAGGGTATTTCAAACATAATAATTGATTTAATAAAATCGTTTTTTATTCTATTAAAAAAATTATAGAATAACTCAATTATTTTTAAACTTTCTTTTATTGTTGATATTTTTTTACTATTTTTAATAATTGTTTTATAATCTTTTCTATTTTCTGTTTGGAAAATTGCATCATATAAAATCCGTGAAATAAACTCATGAATAATTTTTCCTCTTTCTGTTGCATTTTTAAAAAGTTCATTATTTTTCATTAATTTATCATATTGAATTTCAGTATTATTAAAATAACTAATAATAGCGGTAATGCTGGGGAAAATAATATTATCTATAAAATAAGAGTGGTTATCTTTTTCAAAATTTACATTATATTTTAATTTAATATTATTACTAATAAATTGCATTATCTTTAAAAATGATGTTTCTTTTCATATAATATTTCTAAACCATTAATATTTGGAATTTCATTATTATTTTCTTTAATTGCTTTTTTAATCGCTTCTTCATCAATAGTTTTAATAATAAATTTTTCTGGCACTTTTTCAATATCAATAATATTTATTTTTAAATCTCATCTTGTTTTTAAACCTTTAACTTTTATGTCTTCTTTATTCAAAATTTCAGAAATTAAATTATTTTCTTTATTATTATTTAATTCTTTTAATTGATTTTCAGCCGCATTCATTCAATTAATTTGTTTAGTCAATATTTCAATTTGAATAACATCTGTTTCTAATTTTTCAAAAGATTTAGTAATGTATCTATACAAACTATCAATTATTTTAAGTTCTGATCAATTATTAACAATTGGAGTTATTATTTTTTTAATTGTAGATTTTAATAATATTTTTAATTCAGTACCATAATCTGCATCACTTTTGTTATTAACTTGAAAATTGTTAATATTTTTAATTAAATTATTCAAATTTTTTAAATCATTATCAATATTTTTTAAAAATAATAAATTATTTGCCACACATTTTTTTAATGTTGAGATAATAAATTCATCTTTATTTTTAAAATCATCTAAATCTTTATTTGTTTTAATAATTTGATTTATTTGATTTTCGCTTTTTATTACATCCATTATTTTTCCTCCTTACTAGGTAATTTGTAATATTTAGAATTATCTTTTAATTGTCAAGTTCAATAATCTTTATGTTCATTGTTATGGCAAATTTCATCTGCTTGTCAACTTGTTTCACAATCTTCATCATAATCAACATTTCCCCATCGACATTGAAAATAAAAATCTTCTTTAAATAATTGTTGTTGTTTTAATTCATCAAGTTCTTTACCTAAATTTTGATTAAAATAATGTGCCATTTCTAATTGTTCTTTAAGTGCTTCATTTTCTTCTTTAACTTTGTTAAATTTAATTGATTCTGTTATATTCATTATTCATCCGCCTCAATAACAGTTAATTGTTCTAATTGTTCTTTTGTGATTTTAATATCTTTT encodes the following:
- a CDS encoding HNH endonuclease is translated as MKCFLIKKMKNNWKDYDKNRPIRHKFYRNKKWVKIRNDYFNSKMGICERCYQKRYIVNGVIVHHKEYITDQDFINWNIDKLFAWKNLELLCMKCHNKEHKTEKGYRDNVIIDEKTGKVKIIDKEE
- a CDS encoding single-stranded DNA-binding protein — translated: MNQFIAIGRTTKDIEIKRTQNGKEYAMFQLTVTRPHSTQKETDFIPSQVWNKQASVLQ
- a CDS encoding RecT family recombinase, which translates into the protein MQIGYKGYIQLAIRTGKYLTINAIEVKQGELLNFDELEQEYNFKWITNENERTKKETIGYVAFFKLLNGYKKTLYWSKEKCENNFKTYSKNYQTYGKFTAGSYEGMALKTVLTQLLRKWGIMSVEMQEAYQHDQAIIINNSKEFSDNPNIKNKEDKNVIELNNKKDELNLNLEQEFSSNEINDDEEIAKAVNEMFSD
- a CDS encoding PD-(D/E)XK nuclease family protein, yielding MQFISNNIKLKYNVNFEKDNHSYFIDNIIFPSITAIISYFNNTEIQYDKLMKNNELFKNATERGKIIHEFISRILYDAIFQTENRKDYKTIIKNSKKISTIKESLKIIELFYNFFNRIKNDFIKSIIMFEIPLSDGKVCGTPDLIYYENNKAIVVDFKTWKYFNAEKINKAKIQITAYNYLLEKNNIFTSNIGEIWIINENGVNINRFNITNQLKLEWQEIMHTFLKNNSNNEKRNYEN
- a CDS encoding terminase large subunit domain-containing protein, giving the protein MQANNEKTNLELYYEWINKNSNKNKVGIKIKKIVSTLVKELKSNKDYYFNHKEANKTISFIEKSCFHTTGEYNKQNFKLELWQKAFLEALYGFYDKKTNLRRFKEALLIVGRGNGKTALASAIALKSLILDNEANAELYSIATKRDQAKRVYEEMRRMIFINPNLNKILKVKRDKIEFIHNNSFFQPLLVVNFYKLIII